One Maniola hyperantus chromosome 17, iAphHyp1.2, whole genome shotgun sequence DNA window includes the following coding sequences:
- the LOC117990052 gene encoding furin-like protease 2 isoform X1 — translation MVLTWRALALLAALGVCASVPETYYHNHFAVRVPGGVEHVDDIARRHGFVNHGQIGSLKDFYLLSHHEVHKRSTEPSHEHHHKLINEPEVKWFEQQREKRRVKRDYNQDSLLSQISRRLSPHRARHRAITSSPFFPDPLFKEQWYLVRNGGAKDGLDMNVSPAWQKGYTGKGVVVSILDDGIQTNHPDLAQNYDPLASTDINGNDDDPMPQDNGDNKHGTRCAGEVAAVAYNQYCGVGVAFNASIGGVRMLDGVVNDAVEARALGLNPDHIDIYSASWGPEDDGKTVDGPGPLARRAFIYGVTSGRRGKGSIFVWASGNGGRHTDSCNCDGYTNSIFTLSISSATQGGYKPWYLEECSSTLASTYSSGTPGHDKSVATVDMDGRLRADHICTVEHTGTSASAPLAAGICALALEANPDLTWRDMQYLVVLTSRPQPLEKEAGWIVNGVKRKVSHKFGYGLMDASEMVSLAEQWVSVPPQHICKSQEINEDKPIDPSYGYTLSAHMDVNGCSGTVNEVRYLEHVQCKISLRFFPRGNLRILITSPMQTTSTLLFERPRDVISSNFDDWPFLSVHFWGERAEGRWTLQIVNAGNRHVNQPGILKKWQLIFYGTATDPIRLRSKRPSPLAPPFGFPTAADGYDSVGDSFYNTDTFTNYQNFPTLFAAGSDPEKAIARLDGHNIPSPHGENVLADSNDKRVIHECDPECDSQGCYGSGPTQCISCKHYRLDDACVSRCPPRSYANQGGVCWPCHEYCETCVGPGQDSCLTCAPSYLLVADLGVCTQQCPDGYWEDTDSAACRPCASHCSTCSERAHTCTSCEHHLVLYNETCSASCPPSTYETDDYSCGKCHTSCDTCTGAGENQCVTCHASSYIFDGSCVSTCPKGYYADKKRKECMKCPIGCATCLATLCLSCNSNWGLNKKNKCVVTGSDQCTVREFLDGSICINCHNDCDSCYGQTEANCLTCPSPYLLQNQKCVMECSRGYYAEAGRCTRCMHGCASCVSRLNCTSCAGSLRLQSGACRAACADGYYADRGTCTKCYISCRTCIGPRRDQCASCPSGWKLAAGECHPECPQGFYQTDDGCRHCHHYCRECNGSGPLHCTSCPPRFMLDGGLCMECLGSQYLDASNGTCRACDGSCRTCSGPGQNSCTGCSRPLKLDKLNNQCVRCCSELGILANSTSTPDCCHCNPDTGECRSSSIAGKRRNSESAALHTVASERAPTSFLNLVIAAGVVALLVLSVMMVQLRRSRQKPQVRSKGAIYSPLACNDERDVAVLGSRTTFLASDGEPERNEHEPLLEHST, via the exons ATTGGCTCACTCAAGGACTTCTACCTACTCTCGCACCATGAAGTCCACAAGCGGTCAACGGAACCTAGTCATGAGCATCATCACAAGTTGATCAACGAACCAGAG GTGAAATGGTTTGAGCAGCAACGGGAGAAGCGAAGAGTCAAACGTGACTACAATCAAGACTCGTTGCTGTCGCAAATCTCTCGAAGGTTGTCTCCCCACCGAGCTCGACATCGAGCGATCACATCGTCACCTTTCTTCCCTGACCCGTTGTTCAAGGAGCAATGGTATTTGGTACGT AATGGTGGTGCCAAAGATGGCCTCGACATGAATGTATCGCCGGCGTGGCAAAAGGGATATACGGGCAAAGGTGTTGTTGTATCCATACTTGACGATGGTATTCAAACAAACCATCCTGATCTTGCGCAAAACTAT GATCCGCTAGCATCCACTGACATAAACGGCAATGACGATGATCCGATGCCTCAAGACAACGGTGATAATAAACATGGAACACGTTGCGCGGGAGAAGTTGCTGCAGTCGCCTACAATCAGTATTGTGGAGTTGGAGTAGCTTTTAATGCTAGTATAGGTGGAGTTAGAATGTTGGATGGAGTTGTGAATGACGCTGTTGAAGCTAGAGCCCTGGGCCTAAACCCTGATCATATTGACATATACAGTGCCTCGTGGGGGCCAGAGGATGACGGAAAAACAGTTGACGGTCCTGGTCCATTAGCAAGAAG AGCATTTATTTATGGTGTTACCAGTGGCAGACGTGGAAAAGGAAGCATATTTGTTTGGGCATCAGGAAACGGTGGTAGACACACTGATTCATGTAATTGTGATGGATATACAAATAGTATATTTACTTTATCAATATCAAGTGCCACACAAGGGGGTTATAAGCCATGGTATTTAGAAGAGTGTTCTTCAACATTGGCAAGCACGTACAGTTCAGGTACTCCTGGACACGACAAGAGCGTTGCTACTGTTGATATGGATGGAAGGCTAAGAGCAGATCATATTTGTACAGTAGAACACACGGGGACTTCCGCGTCTGCTCCATTAGCTGCCGGTATTTGTGCACTAGCATTAGAAGCTAATCCAGATTTAACATGGAGAGATATGCAGTATTTAGTAGTATTAACCTCACGACCCCAACCACTGGAAAAAGAAGCTGGTTGGATAGTAAACGGTGTGAAAAGGAAAGTCAGTCACAAATTCGGTTATGGTTTAATGGATGCTTCAGAAATGGTTAGTCTAGCTGAACAATGGGTATCGGTACCTCCTCAACATATTTGTAAGTCACAAGAAATCAATGAAGATAAGCCGATAGATCCTTCTTATGGTTATACTTTAAGCGCTCATATGGATGTTAATGGTTGCAGTGGAACTGTGAATGAAGTGCGTTATTTAGAACATGTTCAGTGTAAGATATCTCTAAGATTCTTCCCTAGAGGAAACCTCCGTATACTCATTACTTCTCCTATGCAAACGACATCAACTTTGTTGTTTGAGAGGCCTAGAGATGTCATTAGTTCTAATTTTGATGATTGGCCATTTTTAAGCGTTCACTTTTGGGGTGAACGAGCAGAAGGCAGGTGGACTCTGCAAATCGTCAACGCCGGCAACAGGCATGTTAACCAACCAGGTATACTCAAGAAATGGCAATTAATATTCTACGGTACTGCTACTGACCCTATCAGATTACGTTCTAAAAGGCCATCTCCTTTAGCGCCCCCATTCGGTTTCCCAACAGCCGCTGATGGTTACGATTCTGTCGGGGATTCTTTTTACAATACTGACACGTTTACTAATTACCAGAACTTTCCTACTTTATTCGCGGCCGGATCAGATCCGGAGAAGGCGATAGCCCGTCTCGATGGACATAACATCCCTTCACCGCATGGGGAGAATGTCCTCGCTGATAGTAATGATAAGCGTGTCATACATGAATGTGATCCCGAATGCGATTCTCAAGGATGCTATGGAAGTGGACCTACACAGTGTATCTCCTGTAAACACTACCGACTTGACGATGCCTGTGTCTCTCGTTGTCCTCCAAGAAGCTATGCGAACCAAGGTGGAGTTTGTTGGCCATGCCACGAATATTGTGAAACTTGTGTTGGGCCTGGACAGGATTCCTGTTTAACTTGTGCTCCGTCTTACTTATTAGTAGCAGATTTAGGTGTGTGCACACAGCAATGTCCTGACGGGTACTGGGAAGATACTGATTCGGCAGCTTGCCGACCCTGTGCCTCACATTGTTCCACATGTTCTGAACGAGCTCACACGTGCACGTCTTGTGAACATCACTTAGTACTTTATAATGAAACTTGCTCAGCGTCATGCCCTCCTTCAACCTATGAGACTGACGACTATTCATGTGGAAAGTGTCATACATCATGTGATACATGTACTGGTGCTGGAGAGAATCAGTGTGTCACGTGTCATGCTTCCAGCTACATATTTGATGGCAGTTGTGTAAGCACGTGTCCTAAAGGTTATTATGCTgacaagaaaagaaaagaatgtATGAA ATGTCCGATCGGCTGTGCAACATGTTTGGCTACATTATGTTTGTCATGCAACTCAAACTGGGGGTTGAACAAGAAGAACAAATGCGTAGTCACGGGCAGCGACCAGTGTACCGTTAGAGAGTTCTTGGACGGCAGCATCTGCATCAATTGCCATAACGACTGTGACTCTTGCTATGGTCAAACTGAAGCGAACTGTCTTACCTGTCCATCGCCGTATTTGCTACAGAATCAAAA ATGCGTGATGGAATGCAGCCGTGGTTACTATGCGGAAGCAGGCAGATGTACGCGATGCATGCACGGCTGCGCGTCTTGCGTGTCGCGGCTCAACTGTACTTCTTGTGCTGGTTCTTTGAGGTTACAATCTGGGGCGTGCAGGGCGGCGTGTGCTGACGG GTACTACGCTGACCGTGGCACATGCACCAAATGCTACATCTCTTGTCGGACGTGCATTGGACCTAGACGTGATCAGTGTGCGTCATGTCCAAGTGGATGGAAGTTGGCTGCTGGGGAGTGCCATCCTGAGTGTCCTCaag GTTTCTACCAAACCGATGATGGCTGTCGTCACTGTCACCACTACTGCCGTGAATGCAACGGCTCTGGCCCTCTACACTGCACGTCGTGTCCCCCACGATTCATGCTAGATGGCGGGCTATGTATGGAGTGTCTCGGCTCGCAGTACTTGGACGCCAGCAATGGAACCTGCCGCGCGTGCGATGGATCGTGCCGAACCTGTTCCGGACCCGGCCAAAATAGTTGCACAGGGTGTTCGAGGCCTTTGAAGCTTGATAA GTTGAACAACCAATGCGTGCGGTGCTGCTCGGAGTTGGGCATATTGGCGAACTCGACGTCGACGCCCGACTGTTGTCATTGCAACCCTGATACcg GAGAGTGCAGAAGCTCGTCTATAGCGGGCAAGCGGCGCAACTCGGAGTCGGCCGCCCTGCACACCGTGGCGAGCGAACGCGCGCCGACCTCGTTCCTCAACCTTGTGATTGCGGCGGGCGTCGTCGCTCTACTTGTGCTGTCTGTTATGATGGTTCAG CTGCGGAGGTCGCGCCAAAAACCTCAAGTGCGTTCGAAAGGCGCCATATACTCCCCGCTCGCGTGTAACGACGAACGTGATGTCGCGGTGCTGGGCTCGCGAACGACCTTCCTGGCGAGCGACGGCGAGCCCGAACGTAACGAGCACGAGCCGTTGCTCGAACATTCCACATAG
- the LOC117990052 gene encoding furin-like protease 2 isoform X2: MVLTWRALALLAALGVCASVPETYYHNHFAVRVPGGVEHVDDIARRHGFVNHGQIGSLKDFYLLSHHEVHKRSTEPSHEHHHKLINEPEVKWFEQQREKRRVKRDYNQDSLLSQISRRLSPHRARHRAITSSPFFPDPLFKEQWYLNGGAKDGLDMNVSPAWQKGYTGKGVVVSILDDGIQTNHPDLAQNYDPLASTDINGNDDDPMPQDNGDNKHGTRCAGEVAAVAYNQYCGVGVAFNASIGGVRMLDGVVNDAVEARALGLNPDHIDIYSASWGPEDDGKTVDGPGPLARRAFIYGVTSGRRGKGSIFVWASGNGGRHTDSCNCDGYTNSIFTLSISSATQGGYKPWYLEECSSTLASTYSSGTPGHDKSVATVDMDGRLRADHICTVEHTGTSASAPLAAGICALALEANPDLTWRDMQYLVVLTSRPQPLEKEAGWIVNGVKRKVSHKFGYGLMDASEMVSLAEQWVSVPPQHICKSQEINEDKPIDPSYGYTLSAHMDVNGCSGTVNEVRYLEHVQCKISLRFFPRGNLRILITSPMQTTSTLLFERPRDVISSNFDDWPFLSVHFWGERAEGRWTLQIVNAGNRHVNQPGILKKWQLIFYGTATDPIRLRSKRPSPLAPPFGFPTAADGYDSVGDSFYNTDTFTNYQNFPTLFAAGSDPEKAIARLDGHNIPSPHGENVLADSNDKRVIHECDPECDSQGCYGSGPTQCISCKHYRLDDACVSRCPPRSYANQGGVCWPCHEYCETCVGPGQDSCLTCAPSYLLVADLGVCTQQCPDGYWEDTDSAACRPCASHCSTCSERAHTCTSCEHHLVLYNETCSASCPPSTYETDDYSCGKCHTSCDTCTGAGENQCVTCHASSYIFDGSCVSTCPKGYYADKKRKECMKCPIGCATCLATLCLSCNSNWGLNKKNKCVVTGSDQCTVREFLDGSICINCHNDCDSCYGQTEANCLTCPSPYLLQNQKCVMECSRGYYAEAGRCTRCMHGCASCVSRLNCTSCAGSLRLQSGACRAACADGYYADRGTCTKCYISCRTCIGPRRDQCASCPSGWKLAAGECHPECPQGFYQTDDGCRHCHHYCRECNGSGPLHCTSCPPRFMLDGGLCMECLGSQYLDASNGTCRACDGSCRTCSGPGQNSCTGCSRPLKLDKLNNQCVRCCSELGILANSTSTPDCCHCNPDTGECRSSSIAGKRRNSESAALHTVASERAPTSFLNLVIAAGVVALLVLSVMMVQLRRSRQKPQVRSKGAIYSPLACNDERDVAVLGSRTTFLASDGEPERNEHEPLLEHST, translated from the exons ATTGGCTCACTCAAGGACTTCTACCTACTCTCGCACCATGAAGTCCACAAGCGGTCAACGGAACCTAGTCATGAGCATCATCACAAGTTGATCAACGAACCAGAG GTGAAATGGTTTGAGCAGCAACGGGAGAAGCGAAGAGTCAAACGTGACTACAATCAAGACTCGTTGCTGTCGCAAATCTCTCGAAGGTTGTCTCCCCACCGAGCTCGACATCGAGCGATCACATCGTCACCTTTCTTCCCTGACCCGTTGTTCAAGGAGCAATGGTATTTG AATGGTGGTGCCAAAGATGGCCTCGACATGAATGTATCGCCGGCGTGGCAAAAGGGATATACGGGCAAAGGTGTTGTTGTATCCATACTTGACGATGGTATTCAAACAAACCATCCTGATCTTGCGCAAAACTAT GATCCGCTAGCATCCACTGACATAAACGGCAATGACGATGATCCGATGCCTCAAGACAACGGTGATAATAAACATGGAACACGTTGCGCGGGAGAAGTTGCTGCAGTCGCCTACAATCAGTATTGTGGAGTTGGAGTAGCTTTTAATGCTAGTATAGGTGGAGTTAGAATGTTGGATGGAGTTGTGAATGACGCTGTTGAAGCTAGAGCCCTGGGCCTAAACCCTGATCATATTGACATATACAGTGCCTCGTGGGGGCCAGAGGATGACGGAAAAACAGTTGACGGTCCTGGTCCATTAGCAAGAAG AGCATTTATTTATGGTGTTACCAGTGGCAGACGTGGAAAAGGAAGCATATTTGTTTGGGCATCAGGAAACGGTGGTAGACACACTGATTCATGTAATTGTGATGGATATACAAATAGTATATTTACTTTATCAATATCAAGTGCCACACAAGGGGGTTATAAGCCATGGTATTTAGAAGAGTGTTCTTCAACATTGGCAAGCACGTACAGTTCAGGTACTCCTGGACACGACAAGAGCGTTGCTACTGTTGATATGGATGGAAGGCTAAGAGCAGATCATATTTGTACAGTAGAACACACGGGGACTTCCGCGTCTGCTCCATTAGCTGCCGGTATTTGTGCACTAGCATTAGAAGCTAATCCAGATTTAACATGGAGAGATATGCAGTATTTAGTAGTATTAACCTCACGACCCCAACCACTGGAAAAAGAAGCTGGTTGGATAGTAAACGGTGTGAAAAGGAAAGTCAGTCACAAATTCGGTTATGGTTTAATGGATGCTTCAGAAATGGTTAGTCTAGCTGAACAATGGGTATCGGTACCTCCTCAACATATTTGTAAGTCACAAGAAATCAATGAAGATAAGCCGATAGATCCTTCTTATGGTTATACTTTAAGCGCTCATATGGATGTTAATGGTTGCAGTGGAACTGTGAATGAAGTGCGTTATTTAGAACATGTTCAGTGTAAGATATCTCTAAGATTCTTCCCTAGAGGAAACCTCCGTATACTCATTACTTCTCCTATGCAAACGACATCAACTTTGTTGTTTGAGAGGCCTAGAGATGTCATTAGTTCTAATTTTGATGATTGGCCATTTTTAAGCGTTCACTTTTGGGGTGAACGAGCAGAAGGCAGGTGGACTCTGCAAATCGTCAACGCCGGCAACAGGCATGTTAACCAACCAGGTATACTCAAGAAATGGCAATTAATATTCTACGGTACTGCTACTGACCCTATCAGATTACGTTCTAAAAGGCCATCTCCTTTAGCGCCCCCATTCGGTTTCCCAACAGCCGCTGATGGTTACGATTCTGTCGGGGATTCTTTTTACAATACTGACACGTTTACTAATTACCAGAACTTTCCTACTTTATTCGCGGCCGGATCAGATCCGGAGAAGGCGATAGCCCGTCTCGATGGACATAACATCCCTTCACCGCATGGGGAGAATGTCCTCGCTGATAGTAATGATAAGCGTGTCATACATGAATGTGATCCCGAATGCGATTCTCAAGGATGCTATGGAAGTGGACCTACACAGTGTATCTCCTGTAAACACTACCGACTTGACGATGCCTGTGTCTCTCGTTGTCCTCCAAGAAGCTATGCGAACCAAGGTGGAGTTTGTTGGCCATGCCACGAATATTGTGAAACTTGTGTTGGGCCTGGACAGGATTCCTGTTTAACTTGTGCTCCGTCTTACTTATTAGTAGCAGATTTAGGTGTGTGCACACAGCAATGTCCTGACGGGTACTGGGAAGATACTGATTCGGCAGCTTGCCGACCCTGTGCCTCACATTGTTCCACATGTTCTGAACGAGCTCACACGTGCACGTCTTGTGAACATCACTTAGTACTTTATAATGAAACTTGCTCAGCGTCATGCCCTCCTTCAACCTATGAGACTGACGACTATTCATGTGGAAAGTGTCATACATCATGTGATACATGTACTGGTGCTGGAGAGAATCAGTGTGTCACGTGTCATGCTTCCAGCTACATATTTGATGGCAGTTGTGTAAGCACGTGTCCTAAAGGTTATTATGCTgacaagaaaagaaaagaatgtATGAA ATGTCCGATCGGCTGTGCAACATGTTTGGCTACATTATGTTTGTCATGCAACTCAAACTGGGGGTTGAACAAGAAGAACAAATGCGTAGTCACGGGCAGCGACCAGTGTACCGTTAGAGAGTTCTTGGACGGCAGCATCTGCATCAATTGCCATAACGACTGTGACTCTTGCTATGGTCAAACTGAAGCGAACTGTCTTACCTGTCCATCGCCGTATTTGCTACAGAATCAAAA ATGCGTGATGGAATGCAGCCGTGGTTACTATGCGGAAGCAGGCAGATGTACGCGATGCATGCACGGCTGCGCGTCTTGCGTGTCGCGGCTCAACTGTACTTCTTGTGCTGGTTCTTTGAGGTTACAATCTGGGGCGTGCAGGGCGGCGTGTGCTGACGG GTACTACGCTGACCGTGGCACATGCACCAAATGCTACATCTCTTGTCGGACGTGCATTGGACCTAGACGTGATCAGTGTGCGTCATGTCCAAGTGGATGGAAGTTGGCTGCTGGGGAGTGCCATCCTGAGTGTCCTCaag GTTTCTACCAAACCGATGATGGCTGTCGTCACTGTCACCACTACTGCCGTGAATGCAACGGCTCTGGCCCTCTACACTGCACGTCGTGTCCCCCACGATTCATGCTAGATGGCGGGCTATGTATGGAGTGTCTCGGCTCGCAGTACTTGGACGCCAGCAATGGAACCTGCCGCGCGTGCGATGGATCGTGCCGAACCTGTTCCGGACCCGGCCAAAATAGTTGCACAGGGTGTTCGAGGCCTTTGAAGCTTGATAA GTTGAACAACCAATGCGTGCGGTGCTGCTCGGAGTTGGGCATATTGGCGAACTCGACGTCGACGCCCGACTGTTGTCATTGCAACCCTGATACcg GAGAGTGCAGAAGCTCGTCTATAGCGGGCAAGCGGCGCAACTCGGAGTCGGCCGCCCTGCACACCGTGGCGAGCGAACGCGCGCCGACCTCGTTCCTCAACCTTGTGATTGCGGCGGGCGTCGTCGCTCTACTTGTGCTGTCTGTTATGATGGTTCAG CTGCGGAGGTCGCGCCAAAAACCTCAAGTGCGTTCGAAAGGCGCCATATACTCCCCGCTCGCGTGTAACGACGAACGTGATGTCGCGGTGCTGGGCTCGCGAACGACCTTCCTGGCGAGCGACGGCGAGCCCGAACGTAACGAGCACGAGCCGTTGCTCGAACATTCCACATAG